In the genome of Dermacentor andersoni chromosome 3, qqDerAnde1_hic_scaffold, whole genome shotgun sequence, one region contains:
- the LOC126524545 gene encoding uncharacterized protein isoform X2, whose translation MKYGRHFTVSFVKETECSSHAMETEAALHIWRTPSYETLSRLTKFLSDGDSKAYTTVAEAKVYGKLVVDKEECTNHVAKRLGTAHRKLPTLLPRGEKLKDGIIRKLQNYYRIAINTNRGDLLKMYRAIWASYFYSSSSNTAGSHRYCPEGTTIWCKHRRAEALGEPTPDHTPILTNTQGLAVLPIYKRLTDEKLLVRCLQGKTQNAAASLSSKIWLLCSKTKFASRTAVETAAAMAVLWFNKGHSSFEQVLQELSVLPPAELITLGQSRDHRRNQRMSACETAEARARCRHVANRACLDDSMLQLRDG comes from the coding sequence ATGAAATATGGAAGGCATTTCACAGTCTCATTTGTGAAAGAAACAGAGTGCTCCTCTCATGCTATGGAGACTGAGGCAGCTTTGCATATATGGAGGACGCCATCATACGAGACACTATCGCGCCTCACCAAGTTCCTCAGTGATGGGGATAGCAAAGCATACACCACTGTTGCCGAGGCCAAGGTGTATGGTAAACTAGTTGTGGACAAGGAGGAATGCACAAATCACGTAGCCAAGCGTCTAGGCACTGCACATAGGAAGCTTCCAACATTACTTCCACGTGGAGAGAAGTTGAAAGATGGCATAATTCGGAAGCTGCAGAACTATTATCGCATTGCTATAAACACCAACAGGGGTGATCTCCTGAAGATGTATCGTGCTATCTGGGCCTCATACTTTTACTCATCATCCAGCAACACCGCAGGAAGCCACAGATACTGTCCAGAAGGGACAACTATCTGGTGCAAACACAGGCGAGCTGAAGCTCTTGGGGAGCCTACACCAGACCACACCCCAATCCTCACGAACACTCAGGGGTTGGCTGTGCTTCCTATATATAAGCGCCTCACGGATGAAAAACTGTTGGTTCGCTGTCTACAAGGAAAGACACAAAATGCTGCAGCATCATTGAGCAGCAAAATCTGGCTTCTCTGTTCGAAGACGAAGTTTGCATCTCGAACAGCAGTGGAAACTGCAGCCGCAATGGCTGTGTTATGGTTTAACAAGGGACATTCAAGCTTTGAACAAGTCCTTCAAGAGCTTAGTGTACTGCCACCTGCTGAACTGATCACTTTGGGCCAATCCCGTGACCACAGAAGAAATCAAAGAATGTCTGCATGCGAGACAGCTGAGGCAAGGGCTCGTTGTCGCCACGTGGCAAACAGAGCGTGCCTTGATGACTCCATGCTCCAGCTCCGAGACGGATGA
- the LOC126524545 gene encoding uncharacterized protein isoform X1, with translation METEAALHIWRTPSYETLSRLTKFLSDGDSKAYTTVAEAKVYGKLVVDKEECTNHVAKRLGTAHRKLPTLLPRGEKLKDGIIRKLQNYYRIAINTNRGDLLKMYRAIWASYFYSSSSNTAGSHRYCPEGTTIWCKHRRAEALGEPTPDHTPILTNTQGLAVLPIYKRLTDEKLLVRCLQGKTQNAAASLSSKIWLLCSKTKFASRTAVETAAAMAVLWFNKGHSSFEQVLQELSVLPPAELITLGQSRDHRRNQRMSACETAEARARCRHVANRACLDDSMLQLRDG, from the coding sequence ATGGAGACTGAGGCAGCTTTGCATATATGGAGGACGCCATCATACGAGACACTATCGCGCCTCACCAAGTTCCTCAGTGATGGGGATAGCAAAGCATACACCACTGTTGCCGAGGCCAAGGTGTATGGTAAACTAGTTGTGGACAAGGAGGAATGCACAAATCACGTAGCCAAGCGTCTAGGCACTGCACATAGGAAGCTTCCAACATTACTTCCACGTGGAGAGAAGTTGAAAGATGGCATAATTCGGAAGCTGCAGAACTATTATCGCATTGCTATAAACACCAACAGGGGTGATCTCCTGAAGATGTATCGTGCTATCTGGGCCTCATACTTTTACTCATCATCCAGCAACACCGCAGGAAGCCACAGATACTGTCCAGAAGGGACAACTATCTGGTGCAAACACAGGCGAGCTGAAGCTCTTGGGGAGCCTACACCAGACCACACCCCAATCCTCACGAACACTCAGGGGTTGGCTGTGCTTCCTATATATAAGCGCCTCACGGATGAAAAACTGTTGGTTCGCTGTCTACAAGGAAAGACACAAAATGCTGCAGCATCATTGAGCAGCAAAATCTGGCTTCTCTGTTCGAAGACGAAGTTTGCATCTCGAACAGCAGTGGAAACTGCAGCCGCAATGGCTGTGTTATGGTTTAACAAGGGACATTCAAGCTTTGAACAAGTCCTTCAAGAGCTTAGTGTACTGCCACCTGCTGAACTGATCACTTTGGGCCAATCCCGTGACCACAGAAGAAATCAAAGAATGTCTGCATGCGAGACAGCTGAGGCAAGGGCTCGTTGTCGCCACGTGGCAAACAGAGCGTGCCTTGATGACTCCATGCTCCAGCTCCGAGACGGATGA